From a single Scylla paramamosain isolate STU-SP2022 chromosome 28, ASM3559412v1, whole genome shotgun sequence genomic region:
- the LOC135114896 gene encoding uncharacterized protein LOC135114896 isoform X2, whose translation MVQSQECYAKVQHCARISVLAYTQRRRHTVMGRALSPLSLLLLLLLLLLIALSPGGAPGPTLALDCDDANTVVKERETQVIVTMDIGTSELASIIMFVKPESDFEGVRVDVQESDGTHHSAWFPAECFPRNGMWQQFLPDTWITKRRLDLRFVFHACGKECKITTVQRGPHSLSVVAHGPSRWIKGRTPTTCDVTFAGKSWNAQLPTCQDPPSTKKITTTTITTTNTTSGKPSTLKTQGKINIIAASAAGMVAVLVVVLVLVIGRKRNFVTPPNEVKFQSKPEVPNCHPQFTASHDNEGFSSDILPDLPARPVIVSRPAQFHPAIPKRNLQFTTDQGRNPDQDEEEIYYEILPDLTTRRVIVSQPTQDSEEHIYEEIMPKHDVRFPFPVNENVSPPSDATSPHGHLEVLGTSGLHIYDTV comes from the exons ATGGTCCAGTCTCAAGAATGTTATGCCAAAGTACAACATTGTGCTAG AATATCCGTCCTCGCTTACACACAAAGACGGAGGCACACAGTTATGGGGAGAGCCTTGTCGCCGctatcgctgctgctgctgctgctgctgctgcttttgatAGCCCTAAGTCCTGGAGGCGCACCAGGCCCCACCCTGGCCCTGGACTGCGATGATGCTAACACAgtagtaaaggaaagagaaacacaagtCATCGTCACCATGGACATTGGAACGAGTGAACTAGCTTCTATTATTATGTTTGTGAAGCCTGAGAGTGACTTTGAGGGCGTCCGAGTTGATGTGCAGGAAAGTGATGGCACTCACCACTCTGCCTGGTTCCCTGCTGAATGTTTCCCGCGCAATGGCATGTGGCAGCAATTCTTGCCGGATACATGGATAACCAAGAGACGGCTTGATTTGCGCTTTGTGTTTCATGCCTGCGGGAAGGAGTGCAAGATCACCACTGTCCAGCGAGGCCCCCACAGCCTCAGTGTGGTGGCTCACGGCCCTTCCAGGTGGATAAAAGGGCGCACGCCTACGACCTGTGACGTCACCTTCGCTGGGAAATCATGGAACGCACAACTGCCCACCTGCCAGGACCCTCCatctacaaaaaaaatcaccacgaccaccatcaccaccaccaacacgaccTCTGGGAAGCCCTCTACTCTTAAGACACAAGGCAAGATAAACATCATAGCGGCGTCAGCAGCAGGAATGGTGgcggttttggtggtggtgttggtgctagTGATCGGTCGAAAGCGGAATTTTGTAACACCAC CAAATGAGGTAAAGTTCCAGTCCAAACCTGAGGTCCCCAACTGCCACCCGCAGTTTACCGCCAGTCATGACAATGAAGGCTTCTCTTCCGATATCCTGCCTGATCTACCAGCACGCCCAGTGATAGTATCGCGGCCTGCACAGTTCCATCCTGCCATCCCCAAGCGCAACCTTCAGTTCACCACCGACCAGGGACGTAACCCAGACCAAGACGAGGAAGAAATCTATTACGAAATCCTGCCTGACCTCACAACAAGGCGAGTGATAGTGTCACAGCCTACACAGGACTCAGAGGAACACATCTACGAGGAAATAATGCCTAAACACGACGTGCGGTTTCCCTTTCCTGTAAACGAGAATGTGTCTCCTCCCAGTGATGCTACCTCCCCTCACGGGCACCTAGAGGTTTTGGGAACCAGCGGATTACACATTTACGACACAGTGTAG
- the LOC135114896 gene encoding uncharacterized protein LOC135114896 isoform X1, translating into MVQSQECYAKVQHCASITFRISVLAYTQRRRHTVMGRALSPLSLLLLLLLLLLIALSPGGAPGPTLALDCDDANTVVKERETQVIVTMDIGTSELASIIMFVKPESDFEGVRVDVQESDGTHHSAWFPAECFPRNGMWQQFLPDTWITKRRLDLRFVFHACGKECKITTVQRGPHSLSVVAHGPSRWIKGRTPTTCDVTFAGKSWNAQLPTCQDPPSTKKITTTTITTTNTTSGKPSTLKTQGKINIIAASAAGMVAVLVVVLVLVIGRKRNFVTPPNEVKFQSKPEVPNCHPQFTASHDNEGFSSDILPDLPARPVIVSRPAQFHPAIPKRNLQFTTDQGRNPDQDEEEIYYEILPDLTTRRVIVSQPTQDSEEHIYEEIMPKHDVRFPFPVNENVSPPSDATSPHGHLEVLGTSGLHIYDTV; encoded by the exons ATGGTCCAGTCTCAAGAATGTTATGCCAAAGTACAACATTGTGCTAG TATCACTTTCAGAATATCCGTCCTCGCTTACACACAAAGACGGAGGCACACAGTTATGGGGAGAGCCTTGTCGCCGctatcgctgctgctgctgctgctgctgctgcttttgatAGCCCTAAGTCCTGGAGGCGCACCAGGCCCCACCCTGGCCCTGGACTGCGATGATGCTAACACAgtagtaaaggaaagagaaacacaagtCATCGTCACCATGGACATTGGAACGAGTGAACTAGCTTCTATTATTATGTTTGTGAAGCCTGAGAGTGACTTTGAGGGCGTCCGAGTTGATGTGCAGGAAAGTGATGGCACTCACCACTCTGCCTGGTTCCCTGCTGAATGTTTCCCGCGCAATGGCATGTGGCAGCAATTCTTGCCGGATACATGGATAACCAAGAGACGGCTTGATTTGCGCTTTGTGTTTCATGCCTGCGGGAAGGAGTGCAAGATCACCACTGTCCAGCGAGGCCCCCACAGCCTCAGTGTGGTGGCTCACGGCCCTTCCAGGTGGATAAAAGGGCGCACGCCTACGACCTGTGACGTCACCTTCGCTGGGAAATCATGGAACGCACAACTGCCCACCTGCCAGGACCCTCCatctacaaaaaaaatcaccacgaccaccatcaccaccaccaacacgaccTCTGGGAAGCCCTCTACTCTTAAGACACAAGGCAAGATAAACATCATAGCGGCGTCAGCAGCAGGAATGGTGgcggttttggtggtggtgttggtgctagTGATCGGTCGAAAGCGGAATTTTGTAACACCAC CAAATGAGGTAAAGTTCCAGTCCAAACCTGAGGTCCCCAACTGCCACCCGCAGTTTACCGCCAGTCATGACAATGAAGGCTTCTCTTCCGATATCCTGCCTGATCTACCAGCACGCCCAGTGATAGTATCGCGGCCTGCACAGTTCCATCCTGCCATCCCCAAGCGCAACCTTCAGTTCACCACCGACCAGGGACGTAACCCAGACCAAGACGAGGAAGAAATCTATTACGAAATCCTGCCTGACCTCACAACAAGGCGAGTGATAGTGTCACAGCCTACACAGGACTCAGAGGAACACATCTACGAGGAAATAATGCCTAAACACGACGTGCGGTTTCCCTTTCCTGTAAACGAGAATGTGTCTCCTCCCAGTGATGCTACCTCCCCTCACGGGCACCTAGAGGTTTTGGGAACCAGCGGATTACACATTTACGACACAGTGTAG
- the LOC135114896 gene encoding uncharacterized protein LOC135114896 isoform X3 produces the protein MGRALSPLSLLLLLLLLLLIALSPGGAPGPTLALDCDDANTVVKERETQVIVTMDIGTSELASIIMFVKPESDFEGVRVDVQESDGTHHSAWFPAECFPRNGMWQQFLPDTWITKRRLDLRFVFHACGKECKITTVQRGPHSLSVVAHGPSRWIKGRTPTTCDVTFAGKSWNAQLPTCQDPPSTKKITTTTITTTNTTSGKPSTLKTQGKINIIAASAAGMVAVLVVVLVLVIGRKRNFVTPPNEVKFQSKPEVPNCHPQFTASHDNEGFSSDILPDLPARPVIVSRPAQFHPAIPKRNLQFTTDQGRNPDQDEEEIYYEILPDLTTRRVIVSQPTQDSEEHIYEEIMPKHDVRFPFPVNENVSPPSDATSPHGHLEVLGTSGLHIYDTV, from the exons ATGGGGAGAGCCTTGTCGCCGctatcgctgctgctgctgctgctgctgctgcttttgatAGCCCTAAGTCCTGGAGGCGCACCAGGCCCCACCCTGGCCCTGGACTGCGATGATGCTAACACAgtagtaaaggaaagagaaacacaagtCATCGTCACCATGGACATTGGAACGAGTGAACTAGCTTCTATTATTATGTTTGTGAAGCCTGAGAGTGACTTTGAGGGCGTCCGAGTTGATGTGCAGGAAAGTGATGGCACTCACCACTCTGCCTGGTTCCCTGCTGAATGTTTCCCGCGCAATGGCATGTGGCAGCAATTCTTGCCGGATACATGGATAACCAAGAGACGGCTTGATTTGCGCTTTGTGTTTCATGCCTGCGGGAAGGAGTGCAAGATCACCACTGTCCAGCGAGGCCCCCACAGCCTCAGTGTGGTGGCTCACGGCCCTTCCAGGTGGATAAAAGGGCGCACGCCTACGACCTGTGACGTCACCTTCGCTGGGAAATCATGGAACGCACAACTGCCCACCTGCCAGGACCCTCCatctacaaaaaaaatcaccacgaccaccatcaccaccaccaacacgaccTCTGGGAAGCCCTCTACTCTTAAGACACAAGGCAAGATAAACATCATAGCGGCGTCAGCAGCAGGAATGGTGgcggttttggtggtggtgttggtgctagTGATCGGTCGAAAGCGGAATTTTGTAACACCAC CAAATGAGGTAAAGTTCCAGTCCAAACCTGAGGTCCCCAACTGCCACCCGCAGTTTACCGCCAGTCATGACAATGAAGGCTTCTCTTCCGATATCCTGCCTGATCTACCAGCACGCCCAGTGATAGTATCGCGGCCTGCACAGTTCCATCCTGCCATCCCCAAGCGCAACCTTCAGTTCACCACCGACCAGGGACGTAACCCAGACCAAGACGAGGAAGAAATCTATTACGAAATCCTGCCTGACCTCACAACAAGGCGAGTGATAGTGTCACAGCCTACACAGGACTCAGAGGAACACATCTACGAGGAAATAATGCCTAAACACGACGTGCGGTTTCCCTTTCCTGTAAACGAGAATGTGTCTCCTCCCAGTGATGCTACCTCCCCTCACGGGCACCTAGAGGTTTTGGGAACCAGCGGATTACACATTTACGACACAGTGTAG